One part of the Mariniblastus fucicola genome encodes these proteins:
- a CDS encoding ABC transporter permease: MLLPWEYGVRNLARRPLRTALTLVALSTVILLVFVVVGFIRGLERSLTISGDPDVVLVYSISSEENIENSAIAAQIPNLLTASVGGTLKRFGTDHVSPELYLGTRVSEGGARGSGDSENKNQNVDEGGLGLVRGVTISAPLVRGEVKLTDGHWPGKGEVIVGKLASAKMGLGNAALANGSMLNFEGQSWKVVGHFAAGGASFESELWCNLTELQSATKRQDLTLVALKLEPGASHAEVQLFCKERTDLELRAIGETEYYQSLQQHYKPVRVLAWLVVLLVSGAGVFAGLNMMYGAIAGRIREIATLQAIGYRRRAILLSILQEGVLLAAAASLIAGVIALLMLNGLAIRFTMGAFVLNIDGIAVLLGCGVGLMLGVLGALPPALKALRSAIATSLKAV; the protein is encoded by the coding sequence ATGCTACTGCCCTGGGAATATGGCGTTCGCAACCTTGCCCGGCGACCGCTGCGCACAGCCTTGACGCTTGTCGCACTGTCGACAGTCATCCTGTTGGTGTTCGTGGTCGTTGGATTCATCCGCGGTCTCGAACGCAGCCTCACCATAAGCGGAGACCCCGACGTGGTGTTGGTCTACTCGATTAGCTCCGAAGAAAACATCGAGAACTCAGCCATCGCCGCACAGATTCCGAACCTGCTGACCGCCAGCGTAGGCGGCACATTGAAGCGTTTTGGAACCGACCACGTTTCGCCAGAGTTGTATTTGGGCACCCGGGTCAGTGAAGGCGGCGCCCGTGGCAGCGGTGATAGCGAAAACAAAAACCAGAACGTTGACGAAGGCGGTTTGGGACTCGTCCGCGGCGTCACGATCTCCGCGCCATTGGTGCGGGGTGAGGTGAAGCTAACCGACGGTCATTGGCCCGGCAAAGGAGAAGTCATCGTCGGCAAACTGGCTTCTGCGAAAATGGGCTTGGGTAATGCAGCGTTAGCAAACGGCAGCATGTTGAATTTTGAAGGCCAATCCTGGAAAGTCGTTGGGCATTTTGCAGCAGGTGGTGCTTCTTTCGAATCCGAACTTTGGTGCAACCTCACCGAATTGCAATCCGCCACGAAACGCCAGGATCTGACGCTGGTCGCACTGAAGCTTGAGCCCGGTGCGTCCCACGCCGAAGTCCAATTGTTCTGTAAAGAGCGAACGGATCTGGAACTGCGAGCGATCGGCGAAACTGAATACTACCAATCACTGCAACAACATTACAAACCGGTTCGAGTTTTGGCCTGGTTGGTTGTCCTGCTCGTTTCCGGTGCGGGAGTTTTCGCCGGGCTGAACATGATGTACGGCGCGATCGCCGGACGCATTCGCGAGATCGCCACCTTACAAGCCATCGGATATCGACGCCGAGCGATCTTGCTGAGCATCCTCCAGGAAGGCGTTCTGCTTGCCGCCGCAGCATCACTCATCGCCGGCGTCATCGCTTTGTTGATGCTCAACGGCCTTGCGATTCGATTCACGATGGGTGCCTTCGTTTTGAACATTGATGGCATCGCCGTGCTCCTCGGATGCGGCGTTGGATTGATGTTGGGTGTGCTGGGGGCGTTGCCACCGGCACTGAAAGCATTGCGTTCCGCGATCGCGACCAGTCTCAAAGCCGTTTGA
- the uxaC gene encoding glucuronate isomerase, with the protein MFIDDDFLLQNESSKRLYHDHAADQPIIDYHNHLSPADIATNRRFDNLFDMWIDHDHYKWRAMRANGIPESHCTGDASPKEKFLAFAKTVPHTLRNPIFHWTHLELKRFFGIDELLNEDNAESVWDRCNEQIAGRDELRTRGILEKFKVTALCTTDDPTDALEHHEAIARDSKFEVGVFPAFRPDWSLFVHLPAEFQDWVKKLAASSGQPVGSFQEFLDAIRNRHDFFHSMGARLSDHGCQYIPSSFCDASEAESIFDAAMSGQAADKSQHDAFSTFMLLYLAELDYEKEWTNQFHVGVFRNNNTRLFEQVGRDLGCDSIGDLPQAGTMGRFFDALDRKDRLPRTIVYNLNPGDNYLVSTMIGNFQDGRIAGKMQFGSGWWYLDQMEGMLWQLNTLSNTGLLSRFVGMLTDSRSFMSFTRHEYFRRILCNLLGSEIESGLLPSDFGMIGGLVERICYGNAKEFLRLPVS; encoded by the coding sequence ATGTTCATTGACGACGATTTCCTGCTGCAAAACGAATCTTCAAAACGGCTGTACCACGACCACGCGGCAGACCAGCCGATTATCGATTACCACAACCACTTGTCACCGGCAGATATTGCGACCAATCGGCGCTTCGACAACCTGTTCGATATGTGGATCGATCACGATCATTACAAATGGCGCGCAATGCGAGCCAACGGAATTCCGGAATCGCACTGCACGGGCGACGCATCGCCGAAAGAGAAATTTCTGGCGTTCGCGAAAACAGTGCCGCACACATTGCGAAATCCGATCTTTCACTGGACGCATTTGGAACTGAAGCGGTTTTTCGGAATCGATGAATTGCTGAACGAGGACAATGCCGAATCGGTTTGGGATCGCTGCAACGAGCAGATCGCTGGCCGTGATGAGCTTCGTACGCGTGGCATTCTTGAAAAGTTCAAAGTGACTGCTCTTTGTACCACCGATGATCCTACGGACGCTCTGGAGCACCACGAAGCGATCGCCCGGGACTCAAAATTTGAAGTCGGTGTGTTTCCTGCGTTTCGTCCCGACTGGTCGCTGTTCGTGCACTTGCCCGCAGAATTTCAGGACTGGGTCAAGAAACTTGCTGCATCAAGTGGCCAGCCGGTTGGCAGTTTTCAGGAGTTCCTAGATGCGATTCGCAACCGTCACGACTTCTTTCATTCGATGGGAGCACGTCTGTCGGATCACGGTTGCCAGTACATACCGTCATCGTTTTGCGACGCGTCGGAAGCGGAGTCCATTTTCGATGCGGCCATGAGCGGTCAGGCCGCCGACAAATCACAACACGATGCTTTCTCGACGTTCATGCTGCTCTATCTGGCAGAACTCGATTACGAAAAGGAGTGGACCAATCAGTTTCACGTCGGAGTTTTCCGCAACAACAACACGCGACTGTTCGAACAAGTTGGGCGGGATCTGGGCTGTGACTCGATCGGCGATTTGCCGCAAGCTGGAACGATGGGCAGATTTTTTGACGCCCTTGACCGAAAGGATCGTTTGCCACGGACGATCGTCTACAACCTCAACCCGGGCGACAACTATCTGGTCAGCACCATGATCGGAAACTTCCAGGACGGGCGGATCGCCGGCAAGATGCAATTTGGTTCCGGCTGGTGGTATCTCGATCAAATGGAAGGCATGCTCTGGCAATTGAACACGCTTTCAAACACGGGACTGCTGTCTCGATTCGTCGGCATGCTGACCGATTCTCGCAGTTTCATGTCGTTCACCCGGCACGAATACTTCCGCCGAATCCTGTGCAACCTGCTCGGATCGGAGATCGAAAGTGGATTGCTGCCGAGTGATTTTGGAATGATCGGCGGGTTGGTTGAGCGAATTTGCTACGGGAATGCCAAGGAGTTCCTTCGTCTACCGGTTAGCTGA
- a CDS encoding endonuclease/exonuclease/phosphatase family protein produces the protein MLKQSILMLALAALFFAGCDEPDKADAPETPTAQVAPSAPDTSDSAPVPPIEEPGAKHVNVTPPSVTEKNPAASSVASKDVPMSTGDVQFSLKFLSWNVESEGSDPDTIVKELGELGRYDVIALTEVLPTAATDFCSAFGDDYNYLMSETGRSDRLMLIYNKQTLSFVRQFELHDINYKSRYRSPLVGHFKDLLSGKEILVMVNHLARGKAEMRQMQATKLVEWARDQTMPVVALGDYNFDYEFATRKGNEAFRLFMKDSIWKWIEPIELIDTNWYDDPRQPDGKDDYPGSMLDFGFVAGPAKDWTTSCKVIVREGDFPDDEKTSDHRPFEVIVSGK, from the coding sequence ATGCTCAAACAATCGATCCTGATGCTTGCTCTCGCCGCTCTGTTTTTCGCAGGCTGCGATGAACCTGACAAAGCCGATGCGCCGGAAACGCCGACGGCGCAGGTGGCTCCTTCGGCTCCTGACACAAGCGACTCCGCACCCGTTCCGCCGATCGAAGAACCGGGTGCGAAGCATGTCAACGTTACGCCGCCTTCAGTCACGGAAAAGAACCCGGCTGCTTCTTCGGTTGCGTCGAAAGACGTTCCCATGTCGACAGGCGACGTGCAGTTCAGTCTGAAATTCCTTTCGTGGAACGTCGAATCGGAAGGCTCGGATCCGGACACGATCGTCAAAGAACTGGGTGAGCTCGGGCGTTACGATGTGATCGCGCTGACGGAAGTCCTCCCCACGGCCGCGACAGATTTTTGCTCAGCTTTCGGTGACGACTACAACTACCTGATGTCGGAAACCGGCCGCAGTGATCGCTTGATGTTGATCTACAACAAACAGACGCTCAGCTTTGTTCGCCAATTCGAACTTCACGATATCAATTACAAAAGCCGTTACCGCAGTCCGCTGGTGGGTCACTTCAAGGATTTGCTGAGCGGCAAAGAAATTCTTGTGATGGTGAACCATCTCGCCCGAGGCAAGGCAGAAATGCGACAAATGCAAGCCACGAAGCTTGTCGAATGGGCCCGCGATCAAACGATGCCGGTCGTGGCACTCGGCGACTACAACTTCGATTACGAGTTCGCCACGCGAAAGGGCAACGAAGCATTTCGACTGTTCATGAAAGATAGCATTTGGAAGTGGATCGAGCCGATCGAGTTGATCGACACCAACTGGTATGACGACCCGCGGCAACCTGACGGGAAAGACGACTATCCTGGCAGTATGCTCGATTTTGGCTTCGTTGCCGGGCCAGCCAAAGACTGGACCACCAGTTGCAAAGTCATCGTTCGCGAAGGCGACTTTCCGGACGACGAGAAAACCAGCGACCACCGTCCGTTCGAAGTGATTGTGTCTGGCAAATAG
- a CDS encoding zinc metalloprotease HtpX, which yields MVRSSDSSNTFHTILLIFAMAVLAGFVGLVLGGKMGLIGAVLLTIFGLAFGSRASAALILRMYKAQPIHPHQAPQLFEIYDELCRRAQLSPKPKLFYIPSKMPNAFAVGVGNNSSVALTDGIIRMMNPRELEGILAHELTHVQCRDTSVLGVADIISRTISALSRVGLLMLFFSMGSMFGKTAVPFWTTGAILFFSPSIAIMLQLALSRTREFNADRGAAELTGDAMGLASALKKLEHVIERGVFEKILRPGMRRQQPAMLRTHPPTEDRLAALMEIAKELESSKSGDADRSLPAEFDSGAPYAPPAEVTRKIKNPRYHFFSGLWR from the coding sequence ATGGTTCGCAGCTCGGACTCCTCAAACACTTTTCATACGATCCTGTTGATCTTCGCGATGGCAGTCCTGGCTGGATTCGTTGGCTTGGTGCTGGGCGGAAAAATGGGACTGATCGGCGCCGTGTTGCTGACCATATTCGGACTGGCGTTCGGATCAAGAGCGTCCGCCGCGCTGATTTTGCGAATGTACAAAGCTCAGCCGATTCATCCGCATCAGGCACCACAGCTGTTTGAGATTTACGACGAGCTTTGCCGACGAGCTCAGCTTTCGCCAAAACCGAAACTGTTTTACATACCGTCCAAGATGCCCAACGCATTTGCCGTTGGCGTTGGCAACAACTCATCGGTGGCACTGACCGATGGAATCATCCGGATGATGAATCCGAGAGAGCTGGAGGGAATTCTGGCTCACGAGCTAACGCACGTGCAGTGCCGCGACACGTCGGTTCTGGGCGTGGCCGACATCATTTCCAGAACGATTTCGGCTTTGTCGCGCGTCGGATTGCTGATGCTGTTTTTCTCGATGGGCAGCATGTTCGGCAAAACAGCGGTTCCGTTTTGGACCACCGGAGCGATTCTCTTTTTCTCGCCATCGATTGCGATCATGCTGCAACTGGCACTTTCTCGCACACGCGAATTCAATGCTGACCGTGGCGCAGCGGAACTGACTGGCGACGCGATGGGACTGGCGTCGGCCTTGAAGAAGCTTGAGCACGTGATCGAGCGCGGCGTCTTTGAGAAAATTTTGCGTCCGGGCATGCGGCGGCAACAACCCGCGATGCTGCGAACGCATCCGCCGACCGAAGATCGCTTGGCCGCACTGATGGAAATCGCAAAGGAACTCGAATCTTCCAAGTCTGGCGACGCAGACCGATCGCTGCCGGCTGAATTCGATTCGGGAGCACCTTATGCTCCGCCTGCCGAGGTGACTCGGAAGATTAAAAACCCTCGCTACCATTTCTTCAGCGGACTCTGGCGATAG
- a CDS encoding prepilin-type N-terminal cleavage/methylation domain-containing protein: MKLASLNQPCTQRLRRHGLRTGVTLLELMIVMLILTAIALIAIPSFSNLVVVTPGGNTECPVTITTQATMHTVRNAISGKDGVLESLSHKPNAIPREVCELVQEEAPELIEETAPELKHYDPVNRIGWNGPYVLPTGQKETGEPTVVDGWGNELQIQVDFDEDGTVNPTECKFIRLVSAGPNGQIETPADVSNMKPGKDETRELTLAECGDDLVMFLRFPDNRQ, from the coding sequence ATGAAACTTGCTTCATTGAATCAACCTTGCACTCAACGCCTGCGACGCCATGGATTGCGCACCGGTGTTACGTTACTGGAACTGATGATCGTGATGTTGATCCTGACTGCGATCGCATTGATTGCGATTCCGTCGTTCAGCAACCTCGTTGTCGTCACTCCTGGCGGGAACACCGAATGCCCGGTCACGATCACGACTCAGGCGACGATGCACACCGTGCGAAATGCGATCTCTGGTAAAGACGGCGTGTTGGAATCATTGTCGCACAAGCCCAACGCGATTCCGCGAGAGGTATGCGAACTGGTTCAGGAAGAAGCCCCGGAATTGATTGAGGAAACGGCCCCGGAACTGAAACATTACGACCCCGTCAACCGAATCGGCTGGAACGGTCCATACGTGCTTCCGACAGGGCAGAAGGAAACGGGTGAGCCGACGGTCGTCGATGGATGGGGCAATGAGCTGCAAATCCAGGTCGATTTCGACGAAGACGGAACAGTGAATCCGACCGAGTGCAAATTCATTCGGCTTGTATCCGCCGGCCCGAACGGGCAAATCGAAACGCCGGCCGACGTGTCGAACATGAAGCCAGGAAAAGACGAAACGAGAGAGCTTACGTTGGCGGAATGCGGTGATGACCTCGTGATGTTCCTGAGGTTCCCGGACAATCGCCAGTAG
- a CDS encoding type II secretion system protein, whose amino-acid sequence MHSEFSESESSRCVDRRQAWTSARFRLRAQPRLASQPRWVTKTRAGLTLLELMVVLVILSIVATVALQSLQPQVDSQRFTSASRLLDEIKIASIGPQQKYQVDGTPLISGFISDVGRLPEAFTDVLTNNTNPLDSPEILSELWNAESELATRFPYGFRAGPNQPVDYSRVRIPCGWRGPYMQLAIGANALKDPWGQSPTVLSDAKGYANTVQISLPASDNDNTPEELSIDLESGKVEVTGKVLLDNPDNSTVRVALLTPQPETSLTTLVVLDDEDPMPDSFRFRDVPVGLRAIVCEVDGEKQTKYLQVPHSGLTVCFDFQNDNQAPTAATSASLESND is encoded by the coding sequence ATGCACAGCGAGTTTTCCGAATCTGAAAGTTCGCGATGCGTCGATCGTCGGCAAGCTTGGACGAGTGCTCGATTTCGATTGCGAGCTCAGCCTCGTTTGGCTTCCCAGCCTCGTTGGGTCACCAAGACTCGCGCAGGCTTGACGTTATTGGAACTGATGGTCGTTCTGGTCATTCTATCGATCGTCGCCACGGTGGCACTTCAATCGCTGCAGCCCCAAGTCGACAGCCAGCGATTCACGTCTGCTTCAAGGTTGCTGGACGAAATCAAAATCGCCTCGATTGGTCCGCAACAGAAGTATCAGGTGGACGGAACTCCGTTGATCAGCGGATTCATCTCAGACGTAGGGCGGCTACCGGAAGCGTTCACAGACGTATTGACCAACAATACGAATCCGCTTGATTCGCCAGAGATCCTTTCCGAGCTTTGGAATGCCGAATCCGAATTGGCGACTCGATTCCCATACGGTTTTCGAGCCGGTCCAAATCAGCCGGTCGACTATTCCCGCGTCAGGATCCCATGCGGTTGGCGTGGCCCGTACATGCAGCTTGCCATCGGTGCGAACGCGTTGAAAGATCCGTGGGGACAGTCTCCAACGGTTCTGTCTGATGCAAAAGGGTACGCGAACACCGTGCAAATTTCGCTGCCGGCGTCTGACAACGACAACACGCCAGAAGAACTGTCGATCGATCTTGAATCTGGCAAAGTTGAGGTAACCGGAAAAGTCCTGCTCGACAATCCAGACAACTCGACCGTCAGAGTGGCTTTACTAACACCGCAACCTGAAACGTCCTTGACGACATTGGTGGTGCTGGACGATGAAGATCCAATGCCCGATTCGTTTCGGTTTCGCGACGTTCCCGTTGGCTTGCGAGCAATCGTCTGCGAGGTCGATGGCGAGAAACAGACGAAGTACCTGCAAGTTCCACATTCGGGTCTGACGGTCTGTTTCGATTTCCAGAATGACAATCAGGCCCCGACAGCGGCAACCAGCGCCTCCCTCGAATCGAACGACTAA
- a CDS encoding type IV pilus twitching motility protein PilT: protein MNLEDHEIAPLLQTVLEQSVLRGASDVHVSPGEPIHFRIDGQLSSETFDGFADNKVSDEQTISFASSLLTSAQHDSLEQRGSFDGAFSIGASNRFRFNAYKKNGSICFAFRFLANTIPELDQLGLDSQLYELCNLKDGLILVAGPTGSGKSTTIASLIDRINRNRRCHIITIEDPVEFVHPSKMALVNQRQIGPDVETFSQALHDAVRQDPDVILVGELRDLDTMRTAISAAETGHLVFASVHAGDCKTAIERLVGAFAAEEQNLAQRLVATVLRTVIVQHLLPRMQNPNLETEQSSRRVLASEVMHANSAISNLIATGRLNQINSIIQTSGEEGMWTIDDSLASLWRSRLITERTARSLARDPDTMVQTKRRSRA, encoded by the coding sequence ATGAATCTCGAGGACCACGAAATCGCTCCGTTGCTGCAAACGGTTCTGGAACAATCCGTTTTGCGAGGGGCGTCCGACGTTCATGTCAGCCCTGGCGAACCGATTCACTTTCGCATCGATGGCCAGCTTTCTTCAGAAACGTTCGACGGATTCGCCGACAACAAAGTCTCGGACGAACAGACGATTTCGTTTGCAAGCTCGTTGCTGACCAGCGCTCAGCACGATTCTCTTGAGCAACGTGGTTCTTTCGATGGAGCATTTTCCATCGGTGCGTCGAATCGTTTTCGCTTCAACGCCTACAAGAAAAATGGCTCAATCTGCTTTGCGTTTCGCTTTCTCGCAAACACAATTCCGGAATTGGACCAGCTCGGATTGGATTCGCAGCTCTACGAACTCTGCAACCTTAAAGATGGCTTAATACTCGTCGCTGGGCCGACAGGGTCTGGCAAGAGCACGACGATCGCTTCCCTGATTGATCGCATCAACCGCAATCGTCGCTGCCACATCATCACGATCGAAGATCCTGTCGAATTCGTTCATCCGTCGAAGATGGCACTGGTCAATCAACGTCAAATCGGGCCCGATGTGGAGACTTTCAGCCAGGCACTTCACGACGCCGTCCGTCAAGATCCCGACGTCATTCTCGTGGGTGAACTTCGTGACCTCGATACCATGCGGACCGCCATTTCTGCGGCGGAAACAGGCCATCTCGTGTTCGCTTCGGTCCACGCCGGTGACTGTAAAACTGCGATCGAGCGATTGGTCGGTGCGTTCGCTGCAGAAGAGCAAAATCTCGCTCAACGGTTGGTCGCGACGGTCCTTCGCACGGTCATCGTGCAGCACTTGCTTCCTCGGATGCAGAATCCGAACCTTGAGACGGAGCAGTCTTCGAGGCGCGTGCTTGCCAGCGAAGTCATGCACGCGAATTCAGCGATATCAAACCTGATTGCGACCGGTCGGTTAAACCAAATCAACTCCATCATCCAAACCAGCGGGGAAGAAGGTATGTGGACGATCGATGACAGCCTTGCGTCGCTGTGGCGGTCGCGTCTGATCACCGAACGCACGGCCCGTTCGCTCGCTCGTGACCCGGACACGATGGTGCAAACCAAACGGCGGAGCAGGGCATAG
- a CDS encoding GspE/PulE family protein, with the protein MTAVPETELLDMDQVKIDPAWALRIPANLATRRQVLPFTEDDGSVLLACKDPEDDQSIQAVRRYISNPIEVVPTEPGSLFRAIQRIFQDTVRWNGNQSEPVRIQFTGTQAEPDSDNIVALGDEIFHAALIRQATDIHIEPTSNDVRVRLRVDGVLENYRQLPVAVHNPLLSRLKIMSGMDIAERRAPQDGRFTLSSEHSNEIDIRTATIPTKHGERITLRLLATQTQDLTLDKLGMEDRDLKRFEHTIHRPNGLILVTGPTGCGKSTTLYAAIRSLINQKSLNVITIEDPVEYVIDGVSQVEVDTNDKVSFYKALRSVLRHDPDVLMIGEIRDEETAETAIRAALTGHLVFTTIHANSASGAITRLSDMGIKPFLIGAVSRLYAAQRLVRKLCAKCRSPYEMSEDEAILLGREELVGTTIYRPKGCRHCAGSGFMGRVGIFEFIPFDRELARIVSTRPDETEIQKLLSDRNFPDLLDDSIGKLILGETSLDEIASVISPY; encoded by the coding sequence ATGACGGCCGTACCAGAAACCGAACTGTTGGATATGGATCAAGTCAAAATTGATCCGGCTTGGGCGCTGCGCATCCCGGCTAACCTTGCGACGCGCCGCCAAGTCCTGCCTTTCACCGAAGATGATGGATCGGTCTTGTTGGCGTGCAAGGATCCGGAAGACGATCAGAGCATTCAGGCCGTTCGTCGCTACATTTCGAATCCGATTGAAGTCGTTCCAACCGAACCGGGTTCGCTGTTTCGAGCCATTCAACGGATCTTTCAGGACACGGTCCGTTGGAATGGCAACCAAAGCGAACCAGTTCGCATTCAGTTTACGGGAACTCAGGCTGAGCCCGATTCGGACAACATCGTTGCCCTTGGCGACGAAATTTTCCACGCGGCATTGATTCGTCAAGCGACCGACATTCACATCGAACCGACTTCCAATGACGTTCGCGTACGTCTTCGAGTCGACGGCGTTCTGGAAAACTACCGGCAGCTTCCGGTTGCGGTCCATAACCCGTTGTTGTCGCGATTGAAGATCATGTCCGGCATGGACATCGCCGAACGACGGGCTCCGCAGGATGGACGATTTACGCTCAGTTCGGAACACAGCAACGAGATCGACATTCGAACCGCGACCATACCGACCAAGCACGGCGAGAGGATCACACTGCGATTGTTGGCAACGCAGACTCAGGATTTGACGCTGGACAAATTGGGAATGGAAGATCGTGACCTCAAACGATTTGAGCACACGATTCATCGTCCCAACGGTTTAATTCTGGTCACGGGACCAACGGGCTGCGGCAAAAGCACAACGCTTTACGCGGCGATACGAAGCCTTATCAATCAGAAGTCGCTCAACGTGATCACGATCGAAGATCCGGTTGAGTACGTGATCGATGGCGTGTCGCAAGTCGAGGTCGACACAAATGACAAAGTCAGTTTTTACAAAGCGCTTAGAAGCGTACTCAGGCACGATCCCGACGTATTGATGATCGGTGAAATCCGGGACGAGGAAACTGCAGAAACGGCGATTCGTGCGGCACTCACCGGCCACCTCGTTTTCACGACGATCCACGCCAACTCGGCCAGCGGAGCGATCACCAGGCTGTCGGACATGGGCATCAAGCCGTTTTTAATCGGCGCGGTTTCGAGATTGTATGCAGCTCAGCGTCTGGTTCGCAAGCTTTGTGCGAAATGTCGATCGCCTTACGAGATGAGCGAAGACGAAGCAATTTTGCTGGGTCGAGAGGAACTGGTTGGGACCACGATCTATCGCCCGAAAGGCTGCCGACATTGTGCCGGTTCGGGCTTCATGGGCCGAGTCGGAATTTTTGAATTCATTCCGTTTGATCGTGAGCTGGCGAGGATTGTTTCCACGCGGCCCGATGAGACTGAAATCCAAAAGCTGCTTTCGGATCGCAACTTTCCCGATCTGCTCGACGACAGTATCGGCAAATTGATTCTGGGAGAAACTTCTTTGGACGAAATCGCTTCGGTGATCAGTCCGTATTAA
- a CDS encoding type II secretion system F family protein, whose translation MAEFRYKARDTSGGIRSGVIDAPNRSSAASQIRSRGLIVTGVDPVYQQSTSRKQWDWTKWLPVRSIDVELSLQQLAMMVRGGMSLLGALDSLQVQAPRKSLGNIWKTVVNQIQSGDSLSNAMSKHNCFPEFTIQLIRVGERTGELPPVLERAVDTMRNRRRSLQEVSSALIYPLMVICVAIGVTVYMVTYLIPQLETYLQSLGKNMPPMTQNLVNISNWMRQYYSAVIILFCGLLVVLVVAYRSQEWKMTFHRFLLRTPVVGRLLKLNETSTFARSLSVMLGSGITLIDGLGTVQKLLYNQFTAKTVNNARDKIIQGGNFADAIGEGNAFSPMLEKMIAVGQQSGDLKGVLSEVADFHEDQLQSAIRKLNAFLTPALTIGVGAVVGYVYIAFFVALLAAGN comes from the coding sequence ATGGCTGAATTTCGATACAAAGCACGCGACACAAGCGGCGGAATCCGCTCCGGCGTTATCGATGCGCCGAATCGGTCGAGTGCTGCTTCGCAGATTCGAAGCCGTGGTTTGATCGTGACCGGCGTCGACCCCGTTTACCAACAGTCAACGTCCAGAAAGCAATGGGATTGGACCAAGTGGTTGCCTGTTCGTTCGATCGATGTCGAGCTAAGCCTTCAACAACTTGCGATGATGGTTCGCGGCGGCATGTCTTTGTTGGGAGCTTTGGACTCGTTGCAAGTCCAGGCTCCCAGGAAGTCACTGGGGAACATTTGGAAAACCGTCGTCAACCAAATCCAAAGCGGGGACAGCCTTTCCAATGCGATGTCAAAGCACAATTGCTTTCCCGAGTTTACGATTCAGCTGATTCGAGTCGGCGAACGGACGGGTGAATTGCCTCCGGTGCTCGAAAGAGCCGTCGACACGATGCGCAACCGCAGGCGTAGCCTTCAGGAAGTATCGTCAGCCCTGATTTATCCATTGATGGTGATCTGTGTAGCGATCGGCGTGACGGTTTACATGGTGACCTATCTGATCCCGCAGCTGGAAACCTACCTACAGAGTCTCGGCAAAAACATGCCACCCATGACACAGAACCTTGTGAATATTTCGAACTGGATGCGTCAGTACTATAGTGCCGTGATCATCCTGTTTTGCGGCCTGTTGGTCGTGCTTGTCGTCGCGTATCGGTCTCAGGAGTGGAAAATGACTTTTCACAGATTCCTATTGCGAACACCCGTCGTAGGACGGCTGCTCAAGCTGAACGAAACTTCAACGTTTGCGCGTAGCTTAAGCGTTATGCTTGGTAGTGGCATTACACTGATTGACGGTTTGGGAACGGTTCAGAAACTGCTCTACAACCAGTTTACCGCCAAGACCGTTAACAATGCGCGCGACAAGATCATTCAAGGCGGCAATTTTGCGGATGCCATCGGCGAAGGCAATGCATTTTCGCCGATGTTGGAAAAGATGATTGCGGTTGGTCAGCAGTCGGGTGACCTCAAAGGCGTGCTTTCAGAAGTCGCTGACTTCCACGAAGACCAGCTTCAATCAGCCATTCGAAAGCTGAACGCATTCCTGACTCCGGCGTTAACCATCGGCGTCGGAGCAGTTGTGGGCTACGTTTACATTGCCTTCTTTGTCGCTCTGCTGGCAGCGGGGAACTAA